In a single window of the Chondrocystis sp. NIES-4102 genome:
- a CDS encoding sugar transferase, with protein MIMMCLLILSDIIGLLWCLNLALGLRVSESLDFKSPVLYTLVAVYLFGLYLTDTYKLNRQVSGVRLSERALLGILVTVAAITCGIYITGLWGSEHLIGRGVLLISVSLFSLWAVSTRVIADQWLKANQQNSRFLVLSDYEKLIDFSKEHRQLNSQTEFVSFKEKFVSNNNHLEHYQVGGNSAILTPVEKINSSWKQQNWSGILIDGAENNLSQEMIRELMDMRLKGIYIYSIADFCEQFWQKIPPAYIQDDWFAFTSGFNILHNRIKAKLKQTIDFLVGGVMLVASLPLTIPVAIAIKLTSPGPIFYSQVRTGLNGKKFRVYKFRSMYQNAEAKGIQWAKEKDPRITPIGAFIRLTRIDELPQLWNVFRGDMSLVGPRPERPEFDVQLREEIPYYDVRYLVKPGITGWAQVCYPYGASVEDAYQKVAYDLYYIKNYSLFLDLSIAFKTLRVVVLGKGR; from the coding sequence ATGATCATGATGTGTCTGCTAATTTTAAGTGATATTATCGGACTATTATGGTGCTTAAATTTAGCTTTAGGATTGCGCGTATCAGAATCTCTAGATTTTAAATCCCCTGTTTTATATACCTTAGTTGCGGTTTATTTATTTGGGTTGTATTTGACAGACACTTACAAATTGAATAGACAGGTTTCTGGAGTACGGCTTTCTGAACGTGCTTTACTGGGTATTTTAGTTACTGTTGCTGCCATAACTTGCGGAATATATATTACTGGGTTATGGGGTAGTGAACATTTAATTGGGAGAGGGGTACTACTAATTAGTGTAAGTTTATTTTCATTGTGGGCTGTTAGTACTAGAGTAATTGCTGATCAATGGTTAAAAGCAAATCAACAGAATAGTCGTTTTTTAGTATTGAGTGACTATGAGAAATTAATTGACTTTAGTAAAGAACATCGCCAATTAAACTCTCAGACAGAATTTGTCTCTTTTAAAGAAAAATTTGTCAGCAATAATAATCATCTAGAACATTATCAAGTTGGGGGTAATTCTGCTATATTAACTCCTGTTGAAAAAATTAATAGTAGCTGGAAGCAGCAAAATTGGTCAGGTATTCTTATAGACGGAGCAGAAAACAACTTATCGCAAGAAATGATCCGAGAATTAATGGATATGAGATTAAAAGGAATCTACATCTATAGTATAGCGGATTTTTGTGAGCAATTTTGGCAAAAGATACCGCCTGCATATATTCAAGATGACTGGTTTGCTTTTACTTCAGGGTTTAATATTTTACATAATCGAATCAAAGCAAAATTAAAACAAACAATTGATTTTCTAGTAGGGGGAGTGATGTTAGTAGCTAGCTTACCCCTTACTATTCCTGTTGCGATCGCAATTAAGTTGACTAGCCCTGGCCCAATATTCTATTCTCAGGTTAGAACAGGATTAAATGGTAAAAAGTTCCGAGTTTACAAATTTCGCTCAATGTATCAAAATGCTGAAGCTAAAGGTATTCAATGGGCGAAAGAAAAAGATCCTCGGATAACTCCTATTGGTGCTTTTATTCGTTTGACTCGTATAGATGAGTTACCGCAATTGTGGAATGTTTTTAGGGGTGATATGAGTTTAGTAGGCCCTCGCCCTGAGCGTCCAGAATTTGATGTTCAATTGAGGGAAGAAATACCATACTATGATGTGCGTTATTTAGTTAAGCCAGGTATTACTGGTTGGGCGCAGGTTTGTTATCCCTATGGTGCTTCTGTGGAAGATGCGTATCAAAAAGTTGCTTACGATCTTTATTATATTAAGAACTACTCTTTGTTTTTAGATTTATCGATCGCTTTTAAAACTTTAAGGGTAGTTGTTTTGGGTAAAGGTAGATAA
- a CDS encoding binding protein dependent transport systems inner membrane component — MERSDNFTTNSPLYILIQALQSETTLYIFKRLLQAGLTLLLASALCFAIVELAPGDYLDTLKENPQVSPERIAELTQQFGLDQPPFIQYCRWLWRVITKFDFGESFVYFRSVSSLLIERIPATILLAIASIIITWAIAIPLGILSAVKQNSGIDKILRVLSYLGQGFPSFITALIFLVIAQFLSPLFPVGGMTSINHADLPILGKILDVGWHMFLPTIALSITSFAGLQRLTRGQLLDVLRQDYIQTARAKGLPENKVIYVHALRNAINPLVTLLGFEFASLLSGSFIAEFFFNWPGLGRLTLQAVTAQDKYLVMASLMMGATMLIIGNLLADLLLKAVDPKIKLEDLK; from the coding sequence ATGGAAAGAAGTGATAATTTTACAACTAATTCACCTTTATATATACTCATACAAGCTTTACAAAGCGAGACAACTTTATACATTTTCAAAAGGTTGCTCCAAGCAGGTTTAACTTTATTATTAGCATCTGCTCTTTGTTTTGCCATAGTTGAATTAGCACCAGGCGATTATCTTGATACTTTAAAAGAAAATCCTCAAGTTTCTCCAGAACGTATTGCAGAATTAACACAACAATTTGGATTGGATCAACCACCATTTATTCAATACTGTCGTTGGTTGTGGCGAGTAATAACTAAATTTGATTTTGGGGAAAGTTTTGTTTATTTTCGCTCAGTATCGTCTTTACTAATTGAAAGAATTCCAGCTACCATACTACTTGCAATCGCTTCTATCATAATTACTTGGGCGATCGCTATTCCTTTAGGTATTCTTAGTGCGGTTAAACAAAATAGTGGTATTGATAAGATTTTAAGAGTACTTAGTTATCTAGGACAAGGATTTCCCAGTTTTATTACTGCTTTAATCTTTTTGGTTATTGCTCAGTTTTTATCTCCTTTATTTCCTGTGGGAGGTATGACTAGTATTAACCATGCAGATCTACCTATCTTAGGTAAAATTTTAGATGTTGGCTGGCATATGTTTTTACCAACAATAGCTCTTAGTATTACTAGTTTTGCAGGACTTCAACGTCTTACAAGAGGACAATTATTAGATGTGCTAAGACAAGATTATATTCAAACAGCCCGCGCTAAAGGTTTGCCAGAAAATAAAGTAATTTATGTCCACGCTCTACGCAATGCTATTAATCCTTTAGTTACTCTTCTTGGTTTTGAATTTGCAAGTTTACTTAGTGGCTCATTTATCGCCGAGTTTTTCTTTAATTGGCCAGGATTAGGTCGCTTAACTCTCCAAGCGGTTACCGCTCAAGATAAATACTTGGTTATGGCAAGTTTGATGATGGGAGCAACCATGCTAATTATTGGGAATCTTTTAGCTGATCTACTTTTAAAGGCAGTTGATCCTAAAATTAAGTTAGAAGACCTTAAGTAA
- a CDS encoding nicotinate-nucleotide pyrophosphorylase, producing the protein MVTLPSWIIIERLLQDWLLEDIGRGDCTTQAILNGRNEIVTANWVNKENGVIAGLPIAERVFKLLDTQVKFSFLIEEGTFCHSGTKIASIKGSKEALLTGERVALNLVMRLSGIATATRNYVEKIADLPTELVDTRKTTPGLRILEKYATRVGGAINHRLGLDDAVMIKDNHIQAAGGIEKAIALIKNNIPYPLKIEVETNTLEDVQAVLQSGADIVMLDNMSLEMMLEAVTMIRRVNSLIKIEASGNITLENIRAVAETGVDYISTSAPITRSHWLDLSMRML; encoded by the coding sequence ATGGTAACATTACCTTCTTGGATAATTATTGAACGTTTGCTGCAAGATTGGTTATTGGAAGATATTGGGAGAGGAGATTGTACTACTCAAGCAATATTAAATGGTAGGAATGAAATTGTTACAGCAAATTGGGTTAATAAAGAAAACGGTGTAATTGCTGGATTGCCTATTGCTGAGAGGGTATTTAAATTATTAGATACTCAAGTTAAATTTAGTTTTCTCATCGAAGAAGGAACTTTTTGCCATTCTGGTACAAAAATTGCCAGTATTAAAGGAAGTAAGGAAGCTTTATTAACTGGAGAAAGAGTTGCTTTAAATTTAGTAATGCGTTTAAGTGGAATTGCTACTGCTACTCGTAATTATGTTGAAAAAATAGCAGATTTACCAACTGAATTGGTAGATACGCGGAAAACTACACCTGGATTAAGGATCTTGGAAAAATACGCTACAAGGGTGGGGGGTGCAATTAATCATCGCTTAGGATTAGATGATGCAGTAATGATTAAAGATAATCACATTCAAGCAGCAGGAGGAATAGAAAAAGCGATCGCCTTAATTAAAAATAATATTCCTTATCCCTTAAAAATTGAAGTTGAAACTAATACTTTGGAAGATGTTCAAGCAGTTTTACAATCTGGAGCAGACATTGTTATGTTAGATAATATGTCATTAGAAATGATGCTTGAAGCGGTGACAATGATACGTCGGGTTAATTCTTTAATCAAAATTGAAGCGTCTGGTAACATCACTTTAGAAAACATCCGTGCTGTAGCGGAAACGGGAGTTGATTATATTTCAACTAGTGCGCCGATTACACGCTCACATTGGTTAGATTTAAGTATGAGAATGCTTTAA
- a CDS encoding RNA-directed DNA polymerase: MMESRMTRNCHVRFGERYEETHQSQDWKVRFVPTLLSPLLANIALHGMETVLTEWVKTWKGCKRDNLDSFSFVKYADDFVCLHESKEVIESAKEILSEFLKPIGLQLKPEKTQIVHTLDTNRGFDFLGFNVRQYTIQNGKTDKRTGVKRGYKILIKPSNKAIKRYYEKIAKTVRNNKAAKQENLILILNPIIKGWCNYHSLAVSKEIFSKLDHLFTVYCADGASEDILISPKLGLRISTIINLSQKIA, encoded by the coding sequence ATGATGGAAAGCCGTATGACGAGAAATTGTCACGTACGGTTTGGAGAGAGGTATGAAGAAACACATCAATCGCAAGATTGGAAAGTGCGCTTTGTGCCTACTCTATTAAGCCCCTTGTTAGCCAATATCGCCCTTCACGGTATGGAGACGGTCTTGACAGAATGGGTAAAAACTTGGAAAGGATGCAAAAGAGATAACCTCGACTCATTTTCCTTTGTAAAATACGCAGACGATTTCGTCTGTTTGCATGAATCTAAAGAAGTAATAGAAAGCGCAAAAGAAATTCTCAGCGAATTCTTAAAACCAATTGGATTACAACTTAAACCCGAAAAGACCCAAATAGTTCACACACTGGACACAAATAGAGGGTTCGATTTTCTAGGATTCAATGTACGACAGTATACTATCCAAAATGGGAAAACGGACAAAAGGACAGGAGTCAAGAGAGGATATAAAATTCTCATCAAACCCTCCAACAAAGCTATCAAGAGATATTATGAGAAAATAGCCAAAACAGTTAGAAATAACAAAGCGGCAAAACAAGAAAATCTCATTTTAATACTCAACCCAATCATTAAAGGATGGTGTAACTACCATTCCTTGGCAGTAAGCAAGGAAATATTTAGCAAGCTAGATCACCTATTTACTGTTTACTGCGCAGATGGTGCATCAGAAGACATCCTAATAAGTCCAAAACTTGGGTTAAGGATAAGTACTATCATCAATCTGTCACAAAAGATAGCGTAA
- a CDS encoding reverse transcriptase: MKLLAKRIADKRFLNLMELFLKAGIMEGHLFKFTLKGTPQGAICSPIFANIYLHQLDLYWWNKYGNLHRKQKERRRINHMGNCALIRYADDWLLLTNGGKAEAIRLKEEFQAFLWEELKLELSPEKTHITHVNQGFDFLGFHVQRYVKSNDRPKMLVTPAQENIKKLKLKIKEMTRRKWFQDSPLLKISALNAVLRGWINYYRHTNTKKLAKDLDFWVNERLFLWLSKRHKVSKRRVLDMFKLRENGKRWNFGVVNGDNYLFLYRMSDLSLKKYRSRSPDNPYLEGFGTKSEQQPEKPLSQTIWMGNAENVTWRELKEKIKAERGAKCECCGALGKLDLHHIKPRKSKGKNTEDNLQLLCRSCHALTLSFGRR, from the coding sequence ATGAAATTGCTGGCAAAACGAATTGCTGATAAAAGATTCCTAAATCTGATGGAACTCTTTCTCAAAGCAGGTATCATGGAAGGTCACTTGTTCAAATTCACTCTCAAGGGAACACCGCAGGGTGCAATATGTTCACCAATTTTTGCGAACATCTATTTACACCAGCTAGACCTCTACTGGTGGAACAAATACGGAAACCTACACCGCAAACAGAAAGAACGTCGTCGAATAAACCACATGGGAAACTGTGCGCTGATTCGATATGCCGATGATTGGCTACTACTTACCAACGGTGGGAAAGCAGAAGCCATCAGGCTAAAAGAAGAGTTTCAGGCTTTCCTCTGGGAAGAATTAAAACTAGAACTCTCTCCTGAAAAAACGCATATAACTCATGTAAATCAGGGTTTCGACTTTTTAGGTTTTCACGTTCAAAGATACGTCAAATCGAATGACCGACCCAAAATGTTGGTCACTCCAGCCCAGGAGAACATTAAAAAGTTGAAGCTCAAGATTAAAGAGATGACACGACGCAAGTGGTTTCAAGATTCACCATTGCTCAAAATCTCAGCTTTAAACGCAGTACTCAGAGGATGGATTAACTATTATCGCCATACCAACACCAAGAAATTAGCCAAAGATCTAGACTTCTGGGTTAACGAAAGGCTGTTTCTCTGGTTAAGCAAACGGCATAAAGTGTCCAAACGAAGAGTACTCGATATGTTTAAGCTCCGTGAAAACGGCAAGAGATGGAACTTTGGTGTGGTCAACGGAGACAATTACCTTTTCCTCTACAGGATGAGCGATTTGTCTCTGAAGAAATACCGTTCTCGTTCACCAGATAACCCTTATTTAGAAGGGTTTGGAACAAAATCAGAGCAACAGCCAGAAAAACCTTTATCTCAAACAATCTGGATGGGAAATGCTGAAAACGTGACATGGCGCGAACTCAAAGAGAAAATTAAAGCCGAGAGGGGCGCAAAATGCGAATGCTGTGGCGCACTAGGTAAACTAGATTTGCACCACATCAAACCACGCAAAAGCAAGGGTAAAAACACTGAAGATAATCTTCAGCTACTATGTCGCTCTTGTCATGCCTTAACACTTTCGTTTGGTCGGAGGTAA
- a CDS encoding RNA-directed DNA polymerase: MKMFKAQGNLRMKWENDIPTPDKNSYWQDICWKEVNRRVYKLQKRIYKASKRGDVKTVRGLQKILIKSQSGKLAATRRITQENKGKKTAGIDGKKILNPQQRIKAAMDIKLSDKCKPVRRVWIPKPGRDEQRPLGIPTINERIKQYLVKLALEPEWEAKFEPNSYGFRPGRSAYDAIVAIYTSISKKPKYVLDADIVKLNIFGDKDV, from the coding sequence ATGAAAATGTTCAAAGCCCAAGGAAACTTGAGGATGAAATGGGAAAACGATATACCAACACCAGATAAAAATTCATACTGGCAGGATATATGCTGGAAAGAGGTAAACCGTCGTGTGTACAAGTTACAAAAACGCATCTATAAAGCATCTAAACGTGGTGATGTTAAGACAGTTCGTGGACTCCAAAAAATCTTAATTAAATCCCAATCTGGAAAACTAGCAGCAACTAGACGGATTACGCAGGAAAACAAAGGTAAAAAAACTGCTGGAATAGATGGGAAAAAAATCCTCAATCCCCAGCAGAGAATCAAAGCAGCAATGGACATCAAACTCTCAGACAAGTGCAAACCTGTCCGCAGAGTATGGATTCCTAAACCAGGCAGAGATGAACAAAGACCTTTAGGCATTCCAACAATTAATGAAAGAATTAAGCAATATCTCGTCAAACTAGCACTAGAACCAGAATGGGAAGCCAAATTTGAACCAAATTCTTATGGATTCAGACCTGGAAGGTCTGCCTATGATGCAATCGTAGCAATCTACACCTCTATTAGCAAAAAACCCAAATATGTGTTAGATGCTGATATAGTTAAACTAAACATCTTTGGCGACAAAGATGTTTAG
- a CDS encoding reverse transcriptase: MSDIIKTQRSLAIKAKFQKEHQFDHLYRLICRKDWITDTLETILFNKGSKTAGIDGLTKKSLESDVAKAKLVKEIETELCSKQFRPMPVRRIYIPKSNGKTRPLGIPTIKDRVVQMLVKMVLEPIYESDFLNCSNDFRPGRRTQDCIARLDSCAIRCL; the protein is encoded by the coding sequence ATGTCCGATATCATCAAAACCCAACGTAGTCTCGCCATAAAAGCTAAGTTTCAAAAGGAACATCAATTTGACCATCTTTATCGACTCATCTGCCGAAAAGATTGGATTACTGATACCCTGGAGACAATTCTCTTTAATAAAGGGTCAAAGACAGCAGGAATTGACGGGCTAACTAAGAAATCTCTTGAATCTGACGTAGCGAAAGCAAAATTGGTGAAAGAGATAGAAACGGAACTATGCTCTAAGCAATTCCGTCCAATGCCCGTTCGTCGAATATACATCCCCAAGTCTAACGGTAAAACTCGCCCATTGGGTATACCCACGATTAAAGACAGGGTAGTACAAATGCTTGTAAAGATGGTGCTAGAACCTATTTACGAAAGCGATTTCTTAAATTGCTCTAATGATTTTAGACCAGGACGTAGGACTCAAGACTGTATCGCTCGATTAGATAGCTGTGCGATTCGTTGTCTATAA
- a CDS encoding putative reverse transcriptase — MNTVEPMYEWSDISRSKLEKTVYKLQKRIYKASRRGDVKLVHRFQKLLIKSRSARLLAVRRVTQDNQGRKTAGVDGVKSLTPKQRLILVDKLTLSSKVAPTRRVWIPKPGNEEKRSLGIPTMYDRALEGLVKLVLEPEWEARFEPNSYGFRPGRSCHDAIEAIFKVIRYKPKYVFDADISKCFDNINHSKLLEKLNTYPTLRKQIRAWLKAGVMDGLEFKPTSRGTPQGGVGALRSVLW, encoded by the coding sequence ATGAACACGGTTGAACCGATGTATGAATGGTCAGATATTTCCAGGAGCAAGCTAGAGAAGACTGTCTACAAGCTACAAAAAAGGATTTACAAAGCATCACGTCGTGGTGATGTCAAATTAGTTCACCGATTCCAAAAACTTCTAATAAAGTCTAGATCAGCAAGGTTATTAGCGGTTCGTCGCGTAACTCAGGATAATCAAGGTCGTAAAACGGCAGGTGTGGACGGTGTTAAATCACTGACCCCAAAGCAACGTTTAATCTTGGTAGATAAACTAACACTGAGTTCAAAGGTCGCTCCCACTCGGAGAGTATGGATTCCGAAGCCTGGGAATGAGGAAAAGCGATCATTAGGTATACCAACAATGTATGACCGCGCCTTAGAGGGACTTGTAAAATTGGTCTTAGAACCAGAATGGGAGGCTCGTTTTGAGCCGAACAGTTATGGGTTTCGCCCTGGACGATCATGTCACGATGCAATTGAAGCAATTTTTAAAGTCATCAGATATAAGCCCAAATATGTATTTGATGCCGATATCAGCAAATGCTTCGATAACATAAACCACAGTAAACTACTAGAAAAACTAAATACCTATCCTACCCTACGGAAACAAATCCGAGCTTGGCTGAAGGCTGGTGTAATGGATGGACTTGAGTTTAAACCTACATCCCGTGGAACGCCCCAGGGCGGTGTTGGTGCGCTGCGAAGCGTACTTTGGTAA
- a CDS encoding maturase reverse transcriptase, whose protein sequence is MRSLILNRVNGQAKQLTDWSQINWRKVNKLIRNLQRRIFRARKLGQWKQLRRLQKLLLHSYANLLISVRQITQLNQGKNTPGVDGEVIKTPKSRVKLVNEWKMPQAKPTRRVFIPKSNGKKRPLGIPTVRDRVTQNIVKNYLEPEWEAVFEPNSYGFRASRSCHDAIEQIFNRFRDNHSGRNKWVLDADIKGCFDNLAHKSILNSIKSTPKEDFIRDWMKAGYVYEGINYPTDTGTPQGGICSPLLSNIGLHGLETTVKSFNKKLGIIRYADDFIITSKTIEELEKVIPRVKQWLAERGLEISTEKTQIVHIDEGFDFLGFNFRCFKNKLLIKPQKKKVLAFCKRIGGIIKGMKGVKQKTLIKKLNPILQGFANYYQRVISKETFQYISHRVWQYLWNWCKRRHLKRRLKWVKKKYFHVINGRDWMFGCMTEDRTGKEKLLYLYNIAKTPIVRHTKVTGTNSPFDAELDIYWENRQTKQGKQYWAKGSKYYQVAKNQDYKCPNCGLFLINCEDIETHHIIPVKDGGSDDTENLIHLHKACHKQEHSKTKFKAGSMA, encoded by the coding sequence ATGAGAAGTTTGATACTCAACAGAGTAAATGGACAGGCGAAACAGCTTACAGATTGGAGTCAGATAAACTGGCGCAAAGTCAACAAGCTGATTAGAAATCTACAGCGTCGGATATTTCGTGCTAGAAAACTTGGTCAATGGAAGCAACTCAGAAGATTGCAGAAATTGTTACTTCATAGCTACGCAAATCTTTTAATATCTGTAAGACAGATTACTCAATTAAATCAAGGCAAAAACACACCTGGAGTTGATGGGGAGGTAATAAAAACTCCAAAAAGTCGAGTAAAACTTGTCAACGAATGGAAAATGCCACAAGCAAAACCTACTCGTCGGGTATTTATACCCAAATCAAATGGCAAGAAACGTCCCCTCGGTATCCCAACCGTGAGAGATAGAGTCACACAGAACATAGTTAAAAACTATCTAGAACCAGAATGGGAAGCAGTCTTTGAACCAAATTCTTATGGCTTCAGGGCTAGCAGAAGTTGCCACGATGCTATCGAACAAATCTTCAACAGATTTAGAGATAACCACTCAGGCAGAAACAAATGGGTATTAGACGCTGATATCAAAGGATGCTTCGATAATCTTGCCCACAAATCCATTCTCAACAGTATAAAATCTACTCCAAAAGAGGATTTTATAAGAGACTGGATGAAAGCTGGATACGTTTATGAAGGGATTAATTACCCTACAGATACTGGCACTCCCCAAGGAGGGATTTGTAGCCCTTTATTATCAAATATCGGATTACACGGATTAGAAACCACAGTTAAATCTTTCAACAAGAAACTAGGAATAATTCGTTATGCCGATGACTTTATCATAACGTCAAAAACTATTGAAGAGTTAGAAAAAGTCATACCCAGAGTCAAACAATGGTTAGCCGAACGCGGACTAGAAATCAGCACGGAGAAAACACAAATAGTTCACATAGATGAAGGCTTTGATTTCCTGGGTTTCAACTTCAGATGTTTCAAAAACAAACTCTTGATTAAACCTCAAAAGAAAAAAGTCCTAGCTTTTTGCAAAAGGATAGGAGGAATTATCAAGGGTATGAAGGGTGTTAAACAAAAAACCTTGATTAAAAAGCTAAATCCTATTCTTCAAGGTTTTGCTAATTATTACCAGAGAGTAATTAGTAAAGAAACCTTCCAGTACATATCACACCGTGTGTGGCAGTACCTCTGGAATTGGTGCAAGCGTAGGCATCTCAAAAGAAGACTCAAGTGGGTTAAAAAGAAATACTTTCACGTAATTAACGGTAGAGACTGGATGTTCGGTTGTATGACAGAAGATAGAACAGGAAAAGAAAAACTACTCTATCTGTATAACATAGCTAAAACGCCAATTGTTCGACATACAAAAGTCACTGGTACTAATAGTCCCTTTGACGCAGAACTAGATATCTACTGGGAAAACCGCCAAACAAAACAGGGTAAACAATATTGGGCAAAAGGGAGCAAATACTACCAAGTAGCCAAAAATCAAGATTATAAATGCCCAAATTGCGGACTTTTCCTAATTAACTGTGAAGATATAGAAACCCATCATATAATTCCTGTAAAAGACGGTGGCTCAGACGACACTGAGAATCTCATCCACTTGCACAAAGCGTGCCATAAGCAGGAACACAGCAAAACCAAGTTTAAGGCTGGAAGTATGGCTTGA
- a CDS encoding tetratricopeptide TPR_2 repeat protein has translation MYQPLECRPDSYIEWYQQGNQLRAEGYYQEALVSYERALDYHPRDYWTWYRKGVVLEALGYYDDAIDSYNKAIAIQPDNYWAWYEQGCIYSLEFNQQHKAIACFTQALNANPQDYWAVYRMGEAWRKLGGYESAITYYDQALELRPQDFWSLYRRGETQQSWGKLQVAIESYNQALTIKPDDYWSWYQQGLAWEQLEYLSEAINCYEQALKLDVASDLAWYQNACCYARLNNVNWAITSLEKAIDLEPKKYLKLASQAPIWQQYRQLSGFQSLIINKSRKYQVEID, from the coding sequence ATGTATCAGCCCTTAGAATGCAGACCAGATAGCTATATAGAATGGTATCAACAAGGTAATCAATTACGCGCAGAAGGTTATTATCAGGAAGCTTTAGTAAGCTATGAGCGTGCATTAGATTATCATCCTCGTGATTATTGGACATGGTATCGCAAAGGAGTCGTATTAGAAGCTTTAGGTTATTATGATGATGCTATAGATAGTTATAATAAAGCCATTGCCATTCAACCTGATAACTATTGGGCTTGGTATGAACAAGGGTGTATTTATTCCTTAGAATTCAATCAACAGCACAAAGCGATCGCTTGTTTTACCCAAGCTTTAAATGCTAATCCTCAAGACTATTGGGCAGTTTACCGTATGGGGGAGGCATGGAGGAAATTAGGGGGATACGAATCAGCAATTACTTATTATGATCAAGCTTTAGAATTACGTCCGCAAGATTTTTGGTCTTTATATCGTCGTGGAGAAACACAGCAAAGTTGGGGAAAATTGCAAGTTGCTATAGAAAGTTATAATCAAGCATTAACTATTAAACCTGATGATTATTGGAGTTGGTATCAACAAGGTCTAGCCTGGGAACAACTAGAGTATCTATCTGAAGCTATTAACTGTTATGAACAAGCTTTGAAATTAGATGTTGCCTCTGATTTAGCTTGGTATCAAAATGCCTGTTGTTATGCGAGATTAAATAATGTTAATTGGGCAATTACTAGTTTAGAAAAGGCAATTGATCTTGAACCTAAAAAATATTTAAAATTAGCAAGTCAAGCCCCCATTTGGCAACAATATAGGCAATTGTCTGGATTTCAATCCTTAATTATCAACAAAAGCCGTAAATACCAAGTAGAAATTGATTAA